From a single Nostoc edaphicum CCNP1411 genomic region:
- a CDS encoding hydroxysqualene dehydroxylase: MVEGSQQKRVVVIGAGWAGLGATYHLAKQGYDVTLLEAGPYPGGLVAGWQTPAGKSVEAGIHGFWYPYKNIFSLINELGINPFTTWTRSSQYSPAGLEVESPIFQDLPRLPSPLGTFLYTQFKRLPLIDRLSALPLLYAVVDFDNSDAAWRRYDFVTARELFKDFNVSARLYREAFEPMLLVGLFAPGEQCSAAATLGMLYFFILAHQPDFDVVWCRGTVGEKIFRPWVERIEKAGARVLPKRRVTDLIVDSNHRAKGVVCGDEVIEADAVIFAVGITGMKKIVSTSPSLQSCEEFRNLSNLGAIDVLATRLWFDRKIDIPRPSNACFGFDATTGWTFFDLNALHDEYQNEPGTVIEADFYHANQFLNLSDEEILPIVQGYLATCVPAFREAKIIDSSVIRLHQAVTHFAPGSYRYMLPAKTSFENVFMSGDWIVNRHGSWSQEKAYVTGLEAANLVVSYLGEGQPSEILAVEEDEAHIQVARSLNQTLRDLGKSILPDFWLP; the protein is encoded by the coding sequence ATGGTAGAAGGGTCACAACAAAAACGGGTGGTAGTTATAGGTGCTGGTTGGGCTGGTTTAGGAGCAACCTACCATTTGGCAAAACAAGGTTATGATGTGACACTTCTAGAAGCAGGCCCCTATCCTGGTGGATTGGTGGCAGGTTGGCAAACACCAGCCGGCAAATCTGTTGAAGCGGGCATTCATGGCTTTTGGTATCCTTATAAAAATATTTTTTCCCTAATCAATGAATTAGGAATTAATCCTTTTACTACTTGGACTCGTTCTTCGCAATATTCGCCAGCAGGTTTGGAAGTTGAATCACCGATTTTTCAAGACTTACCGCGACTCCCCTCGCCACTGGGAACTTTTCTCTACACTCAGTTTAAGCGGCTGCCACTAATTGACCGTCTCAGTGCCCTACCTTTACTTTATGCTGTCGTTGATTTTGACAATTCTGATGCAGCTTGGCGACGCTATGATTTTGTAACTGCCCGTGAGTTGTTCAAAGACTTCAACGTTTCTGCACGGCTTTACCGCGAGGCTTTTGAACCAATGTTATTAGTGGGCTTGTTTGCCCCTGGCGAACAATGTTCAGCCGCAGCAACTTTAGGGATGCTTTACTTTTTTATTCTGGCTCATCAACCAGATTTTGATGTAGTTTGGTGTCGGGGAACTGTTGGAGAAAAGATATTTCGTCCTTGGGTGGAACGTATTGAAAAAGCTGGTGCGCGAGTGTTACCCAAGCGTCGAGTTACAGATTTAATTGTTGATAGTAATCATCGAGCCAAGGGTGTGGTTTGTGGTGATGAAGTAATTGAAGCAGATGCCGTGATTTTTGCGGTTGGGATCACAGGGATGAAGAAAATTGTCTCAACGAGTCCTAGTTTACAAAGCTGTGAAGAATTCCGTAATTTGAGCAATTTAGGAGCAATTGATGTTTTGGCAACGCGGCTATGGTTTGATCGCAAAATTGATATTCCTCGTCCTTCTAATGCTTGTTTTGGATTCGACGCAACTACAGGTTGGACGTTTTTTGATTTGAATGCTCTACATGATGAATATCAAAATGAGCCAGGAACGGTGATTGAAGCTGATTTTTATCATGCAAATCAGTTTCTCAATTTGAGTGATGAGGAGATTTTACCAATAGTTCAGGGTTATTTAGCAACTTGTGTGCCAGCGTTTCGGGAGGCAAAGATAATTGATAGTAGTGTAATTCGGCTACATCAGGCCGTAACTCACTTTGCACCTGGTAGTTATCGTTATATGTTGCCCGCTAAGACAAGTTTTGAAAATGTGTTTATGAGTGGGGATTGGATTGTGAACCGTCATGGTTCGTGGTCACAGGAAAAGGCTTATGTTACTGGTTTGGAGGCGGCGAATTTGGTGGTGTCTTATTTGGGAGAAGGTCAGCCATCTGAGATTTTAGCTGTAGAAGAGGATGAAGCGCATATTCAAGTGGCGCGATCGCTCAATCAAACTTTGCGTGACTTGGGCAAATCTATCCTACCTGACTTTTGGTTGCCGTAA
- a CDS encoding class I SAM-dependent methyltransferase, whose protein sequence is MSQLADVKFSLNDFELRDGIYFPSDYEQLNNTQHKKTWDAIGKTYYGSQKIEKIADTSPIKQDYTLLTGTPGGTWNKFPLNKSVGSILEIGSGYGRAPLHLSKAKNLRCEKYYGIDISEPLLRRLIKVKQEYNFFPEAEFNLICTSAEILPLEDNSIDLVISNCVFMHIPDAQLRNLLADITRVLKPGGIFVFNHSFHNKSCPSHIIHNFIRRLNPFVRNPVYLKQYTSAEIEEMLVTAGMQTKCPQYIVEPTEEYAILPETIKGIPVPFANAINRSLKPSGSLKETLAYGFSAYSSQLD, encoded by the coding sequence ATGAGTCAATTAGCAGATGTAAAATTTAGTCTGAATGACTTTGAATTACGAGATGGCATTTATTTTCCTAGCGATTATGAACAGTTGAATAATACTCAACATAAAAAAACATGGGATGCAATCGGGAAAACATATTATGGTTCCCAAAAAATTGAAAAGATTGCAGATACATCGCCCATTAAACAAGATTACACTCTGCTAACTGGCACGCCTGGAGGTACTTGGAATAAATTTCCATTGAATAAATCTGTTGGCTCTATTCTAGAGATTGGTTCTGGTTATGGTCGCGCACCATTACATCTCTCGAAAGCGAAAAATCTGAGATGTGAGAAATATTACGGAATTGATATTTCTGAACCTTTATTACGGCGGTTAATCAAGGTCAAGCAAGAATATAATTTTTTCCCAGAAGCTGAATTTAACTTGATTTGTACTTCTGCTGAAATATTGCCCTTAGAAGATAACTCTATAGATTTGGTAATTTCTAACTGCGTTTTTATGCATATCCCAGATGCACAATTAAGAAATTTGTTGGCTGATATCACTCGTGTGCTGAAACCTGGTGGAATTTTTGTTTTTAATCATTCCTTTCACAACAAGTCTTGTCCTTCTCATATTATCCATAATTTTATAAGAAGGCTGAACCCATTTGTGAGAAATCCAGTTTATCTCAAGCAATATACATCTGCTGAAATAGAAGAAATGTTAGTAACTGCTGGGATGCAAACAAAGTGTCCACAATACATTGTCGAACCAACAGAAGAATATGCAATTTTGCCGGAAACCATTAAAGGAATTCCAGTACCGTTTGCTAATGCCATCAACAGGAGCCTTAAGCCATCAGGTAGTTTAAAGGAAACTTTGGCTTATGGTTTTAGCGCCTACAGTAGTCAACTGGACTAA
- the modB gene encoding molybdate ABC transporter permease subunit, with product MPLDLSPLWISLKTSLLATFITFFLGMAAAYWMLGYRGKGKSLIEGIFIAPLILPPTVVGFLLLLFFGKNGPVGKLMQAFDFTIVFTWYGAAIAATVVSFPLMYKTALGAFEQIDGNLLRVARTLGATEATIFWRISLPLAVPGIVAATMLAFARALGEFGATLMLAGNIPGQTQTIPMAIYFAVEAGAMNEAWFWAIAIMVISLSGIIGVNFWQELREKRRGAGSGEQGAGGEILYTPHSSFESGGLFVNIEKILPSFHLKVAFTTDEQPLGLLGGSGAGKSMILRCLAGIETPTTGRIVLNDRVLFDSEKGINVPSRDRRIGFLVQNYALFPHMSVAQNIAFGLPKNLSAGSIRVQVEEQLIAMQLQGLGDRYPHQLSGGQQQRVALARALASQPEALLLDEPFSALDTHLRSQLEQQMTETLASYQGVTLFVTHNMEEAYRICPNLLVLEHGRAVHYGSKHDIFQHPATVSVAQLTGCKNFSRAVLQSSQQVEATDWGCTLQVIGSIKSELSHIGIRAHQFIFTNDSSQENTFPCWVVRTSETPHRMTLFLKLHSAGKNSQDYHLQAEVFKEKWATMKDQPFPWYVRLDPLRLILMK from the coding sequence ATGCCATTGGATTTATCACCTCTTTGGATATCACTCAAAACTTCATTGCTTGCCACATTTATTACCTTCTTCTTGGGTATGGCTGCTGCCTACTGGATGCTGGGATATCGTGGCAAAGGTAAATCGTTGATTGAGGGTATCTTTATTGCACCACTGATTTTGCCCCCCACAGTTGTCGGTTTCTTGTTGCTGCTATTTTTTGGCAAAAATGGCCCTGTAGGGAAACTCATGCAGGCTTTTGATTTCACCATCGTCTTTACTTGGTATGGTGCAGCGATCGCAGCCACGGTAGTTTCTTTTCCTTTAATGTATAAAACTGCACTGGGAGCCTTTGAACAAATAGATGGTAATCTGCTGCGAGTAGCCAGAACCCTTGGTGCAACTGAAGCCACGATCTTTTGGCGGATCAGTTTACCCTTAGCAGTACCCGGCATTGTCGCCGCCACAATGCTCGCTTTTGCCCGTGCTTTGGGAGAATTTGGTGCGACATTGATGCTGGCTGGTAACATTCCCGGACAAACACAGACAATCCCAATGGCGATTTATTTTGCTGTGGAAGCGGGAGCGATGAACGAGGCTTGGTTTTGGGCGATCGCTATTATGGTGATTTCCCTATCTGGAATTATTGGGGTTAACTTCTGGCAAGAATTGAGGGAAAAGAGGAGGGGGGCGGGGAGTGGGGAGCAGGGAGCAGGGGGAGAAATTCTTTATACTCCGCACTCTAGCTTTGAATCTGGTGGATTGTTTGTCAACATTGAAAAAATACTTCCTAGCTTTCATTTAAAAGTTGCTTTCACTACTGATGAGCAACCCTTGGGATTGTTAGGGGGTTCTGGAGCAGGTAAGAGCATGATTTTGCGCTGCCTTGCCGGAATAGAAACACCCACAACCGGGCGCATAGTTTTAAATGACAGAGTTCTGTTTGACTCAGAAAAAGGAATTAATGTACCCAGCCGCGATCGCCGCATCGGTTTTTTAGTGCAAAATTATGCTCTCTTTCCGCACATGAGTGTGGCGCAAAATATTGCTTTCGGCTTGCCCAAAAACCTATCTGCTGGAAGTATTAGAGTGCAAGTAGAGGAGCAACTAATAGCGATGCAGTTGCAGGGATTAGGCGATCGCTATCCGCACCAACTTTCTGGGGGTCAACAACAACGGGTAGCCTTGGCAAGAGCATTGGCAAGTCAACCGGAAGCATTACTTTTAGATGAGCCGTTTTCGGCACTTGATACCCATTTACGTAGTCAATTAGAGCAGCAAATGACAGAAACTCTAGCTAGCTACCAAGGTGTGACTTTATTTGTCACCCATAATATGGAAGAAGCTTATCGGATTTGCCCGAATCTGTTGGTATTAGAGCATGGTAGAGCGGTTCATTATGGTAGTAAACATGATATTTTCCAGCATCCTGCTACTGTGAGTGTCGCCCAACTAACTGGATGCAAAAACTTCTCCCGTGCTGTTCTCCAGTCATCGCAACAGGTGGAAGCGACTGATTGGGGTTGTACTCTTCAAGTAATTGGATCAATCAAGAGCGAATTATCTCACATCGGCATTCGTGCCCATCAGTTCATTTTTACCAACGACTCATCACAGGAAAACACCTTTCCCTGCTGGGTAGTACGAACCAGTGAAACGCCTCATCGAATGACGTTGTTTCTTAAACTACATTCGGCTGGCAAGAATTCTCAAGATTACCATCTGCAAGCTGAAGTCTTCAAAGAAAAATGGGCAACGATGAAAGACCAGCCTTTTCCTTGGTATGTCCGTTTAGATCCTCTGCGCTTGATTTTGATGAAGTGA
- a CDS encoding GNAT family N-acetyltransferase, with amino-acid sequence MNTKFLLTSNHLLKDFPVVETGKYILRLASTKEELESVFRLRFEIFNIELGLKYSASNPTQRDQDEFDTVCHHLILIFKPTGKIVGNYRMQSYTMASQALGFSAAKYFNINDIPDDILQETVELGRACIAKEYRNIQALLLLWKGLANYLVWSKNQYFLGRVTFKTQSPLQARCAYNYFQQKNLMHPNILVYPNSEFILELPQQCPKSYNLEIPHILQAYFACGAKICSLPSIGQFKRITFLTIFNSKNVARYQ; translated from the coding sequence ATGAACACTAAATTTCTACTAACGTCTAACCATCTCCTCAAAGATTTTCCAGTAGTTGAAACCGGAAAATATATTCTCCGGCTTGCTTCTACTAAAGAAGAATTAGAATCTGTTTTTCGGTTGCGCTTTGAAATTTTTAATATTGAATTAGGCTTGAAATATTCTGCTTCTAACCCTACCCAGAGAGATCAAGATGAATTCGATACGGTTTGTCATCATTTGATACTCATCTTTAAACCAACTGGTAAAATAGTTGGGAATTACCGAATGCAATCTTATACAATGGCTTCTCAAGCGTTAGGATTTAGTGCTGCTAAATATTTTAATATCAATGACATTCCTGATGATATTCTTCAGGAAACTGTAGAACTTGGGCGTGCATGTATAGCAAAAGAATACCGTAATATTCAGGCACTTTTATTACTTTGGAAGGGTTTAGCAAATTATCTTGTCTGGAGTAAAAACCAATATTTTTTGGGACGTGTAACATTTAAAACACAAAGTCCTTTACAAGCTCGTTGTGCTTATAATTATTTTCAGCAAAAGAACTTGATGCATCCAAATATTTTGGTTTATCCAAATTCAGAATTTATTTTAGAATTACCTCAACAATGTCCTAAATCATATAATCTTGAAATTCCACATATTTTACAAGCATATTTTGCTTGTGGAGCAAAAATATGTAGCCTTCCATCTATTGGTCAATTTAAGCGGATTACTTTTTTAACAATATTTAATAGTAAAAATGTTGCTAGATATCAGTAA
- a CDS encoding four-helix bundle copper-binding protein, translating into MMMMMTETMTTEMQACMDACMDCHKMCMETMTYCMSKGGKQMDKSMMSMMSMMRDCSEMCMMCMNMMMSGSEFMERTCMLCAEMCDRTAMACEMMSDDAKMMECAAACRKCAESCRSMHMMPA; encoded by the coding sequence ATGATGATGATGATGACTGAAACCATGACTACCGAAATGCAAGCTTGTATGGATGCTTGTATGGACTGTCACAAAATGTGCATGGAAACCATGACTTACTGCATGAGCAAAGGTGGTAAGCAGATGGACAAAAGCATGATGAGCATGATGAGCATGATGCGCGATTGCTCTGAAATGTGCATGATGTGCATGAATATGATGATGAGCGGTTCTGAGTTCATGGAACGCACTTGTATGCTGTGTGCGGAAATGTGCGATCGCACTGCAATGGCGTGTGAGATGATGAGCGATGACGCGAAAATGATGGAATGTGCTGCTGCTTGCCGCAAGTGTGCAGAGTCTTGCAGAAGTATGCACATGATGCCTGCTTAA